A portion of the Homo sapiens chromosome 16, GRCh38.p14 Primary Assembly genome contains these proteins:
- the EIF3CL gene encoding eukaryotic translation initiation factor 3 subunit C-like protein isoform X3 — protein sequence MFAKGTEITHAVVIKKLNEILQARGKKGTDRAAQIELLQLLVQIAAENNLGEGVIVKIKFNIIASLYDYNPNLATYMKPEMWGKCLDCINELMDILFANPNIFVGENILEESENLHNADQPLRVRGCILTLVERMDEEFTKIMQNTDPHSQEYVEHLKDEAQVCAIIERVQRYLEEKGTTEEVCRIYLLRILHTYYKFDYKAHQRQLTPPEGSSKSEQDQAENEGEDSAVLMERLCKYIYAKDRTDRIRTCAILCHIYHHALHSRWYQARDLMLMSHLQDNIQHADPPVQILYNRTMVQLGICAFRQGLTKDAHNALLDIQSSGRAKELLGQGLLLRSLQERNQEQEKVERRRQVPFHLHINLELLECVYLVSAMLLEIPYMAAHESDARRRMISKQFHHQLRVGERQPLLGPPESMREHVVAASKAMKMGDWKTCHSFIINEKMNGKVWDLFPEADKVRTMLVRKIQEESLRTYLFTYSSVYDSISMETLSDMFELDLPTVHSIISKMIINEELMASLDQPTQTVVMHRTEPTAQQNLALQLAEKLGSLVENNERVFDHKQGTYGGYFRDQKDGYRKNEGYMRRGGYRQQQSQTAY from the exons ATGTTTGCCAAGGGAACTGAGATCACCCATGCTGTTGTTATCAAGAAACTGAATGAGATCCTACAGGCACGAGGCAAGAAGGGAACTGATCG TGCTGCCCAGATTGAGCTGCTGCAACTGCTGGTTCAGATTGCAGCGGAAAACAACCTGGGAGAGGGCGTCATTGTCAAGATCAAGTTCAATATCATCGCCTCTCTCTATGACTACAACCCCAACCTGGCAACCTACATGAAG CCAGAGATGTGGGGGAAGTGCCTGGACTGCATCAATGAGCTGATGGATATCCTGTTTGCAAATCCCAACATTTTTGTTGGAGAGAATATTCTGGAAGAGAGTGAGAACCTGCACAACGCTGACCAG CCACTGCGTGTCCGTGGCTGCATCCTAACTCTGGTGGAACGAATGGATGAAGAATTTaccaaaataatgcaaaatactGACCCTCACTCCCAAG AGTACGTGGAGCACTTGAAGGATGAGGcccaggtgtgtgccatcatcgAGCGTGTGCAGCGCTACCTGGAGGAGAAGGGCACTACCGAGGAGGTCTGCCGCATCTACCTGCTGCGCATCCTGCACACCTACTACAAGTTTGATTACAAGGCCCATCAGCGACAGCTGACCCCGCCTGAGGGCTCCTCAAAG tctGAGCAAGACCAGGCAGAAAATGAGGGCGAGGACTCGGCTGTGTTGATGGAGAGACTGTGCAAGTACATCTACGCCAAGGACCGCACAGACCGGATCCGCACATGTGCCATCCTCTGCCACATCTACCACCATGCTCTGCACTCGCGCTGGTACCAGGCCCGCGACCTCATGCTCATGAGCCACTTGCAGGACAACATTCAGCATGCAGACCCGCCAGTGCAG ATCCTTTACAACCGCACCATGGTGCAGCTGGGCATCTGTGCCTTCCGCCAAGGCCTGACCAAGGACGCACACAACGCCCTGCTGGACATCCAGTCGAGTGGCCGAGCCAAGGAGCTTCTGGGCCAGGGCCTGCTGCTGCGCAGCCTGCAGGAGCGCAACCAGGAGCAGGAGAAGGTGGAGCGGCGCCGTCAGGTCCCCTTCCACCTGCACATCAACCTGGAGCTGCTGGAGTGTGTCTACCTGGTGTCTGCCATGCTCCTGGAGATCCCCTACATGGCCGCCCATGAGAGCGATGCCCGCCGACGCATGATCAGCAAGCAGTTCCACCACCAGCTGCGCGTGGGCGAGCGACAGCCCCTGCTGG GTCCCCCTGAGTCCATGCGGGAACATGTGGTCGCTGCCTCCAAGGCCATGAAGATGGGTGACTGGAAGACCTGTCACAGTTTTATCATCAATGAGAAGATGAATGGGAAAGTGTGGGACCTTTTCCCCGAGGCTGACAAAGTCCGCACCATGCTGGTTAG GAAGATCCAGGAAGAGTCACTGAGGACCTACCTCTTCACCTACAGCAGTGTCTATGACTCCATCAG CATGGAGACGCTGTCAGACATGTTTGAGCTGGATCTGCCCACTGTGCACTCCATCATCAGCAAAATGATCATTAATGAGGAGCTGATG GCCTCCCTGGACCAGCCAACACAGACAGTGGTGATGCACCGCACTGAGCCCACTGCCCAGCAGAACCTGGCTCTGCAGCTGGCCGAGAAGCTGGGCAGCCTGGTGGAGAACAACGAACGGGTGTTTGACCACAAGCAGGGCACCTACGGGGGCTACTTCCGAG ACCAGAAGGACGGCTACCGCAAAAACGAGGGCTACATGCGCCGCGGTGGCTACCGCCAGCAGCAGTCTCAGACGGCCTACTGA
- the EIF3CL gene encoding eukaryotic translation initiation factor 3 subunit C-like protein has protein sequence MSRFFTTGSDSESESSLSGEELVTKPVGGNYGKQPLLLSEDEEDTKRVVRSAKDKRFEELTNLIRTIRNAMKIRDVTKCLEEFELLGKAYGKAKSIVDKEGVPRFYIRILADLEDYLNELWEDKEGKKKMNKNNAKALSTLRQKIRKYNRDFESHITSYKQNPEQSADEDAEKNEEDSEGSSDEDEDEDGVSAATFLKKKSEAPSGESRKFLKKMDDEDEDSEDSEDDEDWDTGSTSSDSDSEEEEGKQTALASRFLKKAPTTDEDKKAAEKKREDKAKKKHDRKSKRLDEEEEEDNEGGEWERVRGGVPLVKEKPKMFAKGTEITHAVVIKKLNEILQARGKKGTDRAAQIELLQLLVQIAAENNLGEGVIVKIKFNIIASLYDYNPNLATYMKPEMWGKCLDCINELMDILFANPNIFVGENILEESENLHNADQPLRVRGCILTLVERMDEEFTKIMQNTDPHSQEYVEHLKDEAQVCAIIERVQRYLEEKGTTEEVCRIYLLRILHTYYKFDYKAHQRQLTPPEGSSKSEQDQAENEGEDSAVLMERLCKYIYAKDRTDRIRTCAILCHIYHHALHSRWYQARDLMLMSHLQDNIQHADPPVQILYNRTMVQLGICAFRQGLTKDAHNALLDIQSSGRAKELLGQGLLLRSLQERNQEQEKVERRRQVPFHLHINLELLECVYLVSAMLLEIPYMAAHESDARRRMISKQFHHQLRVGERQPLLGPPESMREHVVAASKAMKMGDWKTCHSFIINEKMNGKVWDLFPEADKVRTMLVRKIQEESLRTYLFTYSSVYDSISMETLSDMFELDLPTVHSIISKMIINEELMASLDQPTQTVVMHRTEPTAQQNLALQLAEKLGSLVENNERVFDHKQGTYGGYFRDQKDGYRKNEGYMRRGGYRQQQSQTAY, from the exons ATGTCGCGGTTTTTCACCACCGGTTCGGACAGCGAGTCCGAGTCGTCCTTGTCCGGGGAGGAGCTCGTCACCAAACCTGTCGGAGGCAACTATGGCAAACA GCCATTGTTGCTGAGCGAGGATGAAGAAGATACCAAGAGAGTTGTCCGCAGTGCCAAGGACAAGAG GTTTGAGGAGCTGACCAACCTTATCCGGACCATCCGTAATGCCATGAAGATTCGTGATGTCACCAAGTGCCTGGAAGAGTTTGAGCTCCTGGGAAAAGCATATGGGAAGGCCAAAAGCATTGTGGACAAAGAAGGTGTCCCCCGGTTCTATATCCGCATCCTGGCTGACCTAGAGGACTATCTTAATGAG CTTTGGGAAgataaggaagggaagaagaagatGAACAAGAACAATGCCAAGGCTCTGAGCACCTTGCGTCAGAAGATCCGAAAATACAACCGTGATTTCGAGTCCCATATCACAAGCTACAAGCAG AACCCCGAGCAGTCTGCGGATGAAGATgctgagaaaaatgaggaggattcAGAAG GCTCTTcagatgaggatgaggatgaggacGGAGTCAGTGCTGCAACTTTCTTGAAGAAGAAATCAGAAGCTCCTTCTGGGGAGAGTCGCAAGTTCCTCAAAAAGATGGAT GATGAAGATGAGGACTCAGAAGATTCCGAAGATGATGAAGACTGGGACACAGGTTCCACATCTTCCGATTCCGActcagaggaggaagaagggaaacaAACCGCGCTGGCCTCAAGATTtcttaaaaa GGCACCCACCACAGATGAGGACAAGAAGGCAGCCGAGAAGAAACGGGAGGACAAAGCTAAGAAGAAGCACGACAGGAAATCCAAGCGCctggatgaggaggaggaggaggacaatgAAGGCGGGGAGTGGGAAAGGGTCCGGGGCGGAGTGCCGTTGGTTAAG GAGAAGCCAAAAATGTTTGCCAAGGGAACTGAGATCACCCATGCTGTTGTTATCAAGAAACTGAATGAGATCCTACAGGCACGAGGCAAGAAGGGAACTGATCG TGCTGCCCAGATTGAGCTGCTGCAACTGCTGGTTCAGATTGCAGCGGAAAACAACCTGGGAGAGGGCGTCATTGTCAAGATCAAGTTCAATATCATCGCCTCTCTCTATGACTACAACCCCAACCTGGCAACCTACATGAAG CCAGAGATGTGGGGGAAGTGCCTGGACTGCATCAATGAGCTGATGGATATCCTGTTTGCAAATCCCAACATTTTTGTTGGAGAGAATATTCTGGAAGAGAGTGAGAACCTGCACAACGCTGACCAG CCACTGCGTGTCCGTGGCTGCATCCTAACTCTGGTGGAACGAATGGATGAAGAATTTaccaaaataatgcaaaatactGACCCTCACTCCCAAG AGTACGTGGAGCACTTGAAGGATGAGGcccaggtgtgtgccatcatcgAGCGTGTGCAGCGCTACCTGGAGGAGAAGGGCACTACCGAGGAGGTCTGCCGCATCTACCTGCTGCGCATCCTGCACACCTACTACAAGTTTGATTACAAGGCCCATCAGCGACAGCTGACCCCGCCTGAGGGCTCCTCAAAG tctGAGCAAGACCAGGCAGAAAATGAGGGCGAGGACTCGGCTGTGTTGATGGAGAGACTGTGCAAGTACATCTACGCCAAGGACCGCACAGACCGGATCCGCACATGTGCCATCCTCTGCCACATCTACCACCATGCTCTGCACTCGCGCTGGTACCAGGCCCGCGACCTCATGCTCATGAGCCACTTGCAGGACAACATTCAGCATGCAGACCCGCCAGTGCAG ATCCTTTACAACCGCACCATGGTGCAGCTGGGCATCTGTGCCTTCCGCCAAGGCCTGACCAAGGACGCACACAACGCCCTGCTGGACATCCAGTCGAGTGGCCGAGCCAAGGAGCTTCTGGGCCAGGGCCTGCTGCTGCGCAGCCTGCAGGAGCGCAACCAGGAGCAGGAGAAGGTGGAGCGGCGCCGTCAGGTCCCCTTCCACCTGCACATCAACCTGGAGCTGCTGGAGTGTGTCTACCTGGTGTCTGCCATGCTCCTGGAGATCCCCTACATGGCCGCCCATGAGAGCGATGCCCGCCGACGCATGATCAGCAAGCAGTTCCACCACCAGCTGCGCGTGGGCGAGCGACAGCCCCTGCTGG GTCCCCCTGAGTCCATGCGGGAACATGTGGTCGCTGCCTCCAAGGCCATGAAGATGGGTGACTGGAAGACCTGTCACAGTTTTATCATCAATGAGAAGATGAATGGGAAAGTGTGGGACCTTTTCCCCGAGGCTGACAAAGTCCGCACCATGCTGGTTAG GAAGATCCAGGAAGAGTCACTGAGGACCTACCTCTTCACCTACAGCAGTGTCTATGACTCCATCAG CATGGAGACGCTGTCAGACATGTTTGAGCTGGATCTGCCCACTGTGCACTCCATCATCAGCAAAATGATCATTAATGAGGAGCTGATG GCCTCCCTGGACCAGCCAACACAGACAGTGGTGATGCACCGCACTGAGCCCACTGCCCAGCAGAACCTGGCTCTGCAGCTGGCCGAGAAGCTGGGCAGCCTGGTGGAGAACAACGAACGGGTGTTTGACCACAAGCAGGGCACCTACGGGGGCTACTTCCGAG ACCAGAAGGACGGCTACCGCAAAAACGAGGGCTACATGCGCCGCGGTGGCTACCGCCAGCAGCAGTCTCAGACGGCCTACTGA
- the EIF3CL gene encoding eukaryotic translation initiation factor 3 subunit C-like protein isoform X2: protein MSRFFTTGSDSESESSLSGEELVTKPVGGNYGKQPLLLSEDEEDTKRVVRSAKDKRFEELTNLIRTIRNAMKIRDVTKCLEEFELLGKAYGKAKSIVDKEGVPRFYIRILADLEDYLNELWEDKEGKKKMNKNNAKALSTLRQKIRKYNRDFESHITSYKQNPEQSADEDAEKNEEDSEGSSDEDEDEDGVSAATFLKKKSEAPSGESRKFLKKMDDEDEDSEDSEDDEDWDTGSTSSDSDSEEEEGKQTALASRFLKKAPTTDEDKKAAEKKREDKAKKKHDRKSKRLDEEEEEDNEGGEWERVRGGVPLVKEKPKMFAKGTEITHAVVIKKLNEILQARGKKGTDRAAQIELLQLLVQIAAENNLGEGVIVKIKFNIIASLYDYNPNLATYMKPEMWGKCLDCINELMDILFANPNIFVGENILEESENLHNADQPLRVRGCILTLVERMDEEFTKIMQNTDPHSQEYVEHLKDEAQVCAIIERVQRYLEEKGTTEEVCRIYLLRILHTYYKFDYKAHQRQLTPPEGSSKSEQDQAENEGEDSAVLMERLCKYIYAKDRTDRIRTCAILCHIYHHALHSRWYQARDLMLMSHLQDNIQHADPPVQILYNRTMVQLGICAFRQGLTKDAHNALLDIQSSGRAKELLGQGLLLRSLQERNQEQEKVERRRQVPFHLHINLELLECVYLVSAMLLEIPYMAAHESDARRRMISKQFHHQLRVGERQPLLGPPESMREHVVAASKAMKMGDWKTCHSFIINEKMNGKVWDLFPEADKVRTMLVRKIQEESLRTYLFTYSSVYDSISMETLSDMFELDLPTVHSIISKMIINEELMVGAGVGSGQVEPWRDWSRGA from the exons ATGTCGCGGTTTTTCACCACCGGTTCGGACAGCGAGTCCGAGTCGTCCTTGTCCGGGGAGGAGCTCGTCACCAAACCTGTCGGAGGCAACTATGGCAAACA GCCATTGTTGCTGAGCGAGGATGAAGAAGATACCAAGAGAGTTGTCCGCAGTGCCAAGGACAAGAG GTTTGAGGAGCTGACCAACCTTATCCGGACCATCCGTAATGCCATGAAGATTCGTGATGTCACCAAGTGCCTGGAAGAGTTTGAGCTCCTGGGAAAAGCATATGGGAAGGCCAAAAGCATTGTGGACAAAGAAGGTGTCCCCCGGTTCTATATCCGCATCCTGGCTGACCTAGAGGACTATCTTAATGAG CTTTGGGAAgataaggaagggaagaagaagatGAACAAGAACAATGCCAAGGCTCTGAGCACCTTGCGTCAGAAGATCCGAAAATACAACCGTGATTTCGAGTCCCATATCACAAGCTACAAGCAG AACCCCGAGCAGTCTGCGGATGAAGATgctgagaaaaatgaggaggattcAGAAG GCTCTTcagatgaggatgaggatgaggacGGAGTCAGTGCTGCAACTTTCTTGAAGAAGAAATCAGAAGCTCCTTCTGGGGAGAGTCGCAAGTTCCTCAAAAAGATGGAT GATGAAGATGAGGACTCAGAAGATTCCGAAGATGATGAAGACTGGGACACAGGTTCCACATCTTCCGATTCCGActcagaggaggaagaagggaaacaAACCGCGCTGGCCTCAAGATTtcttaaaaa GGCACCCACCACAGATGAGGACAAGAAGGCAGCCGAGAAGAAACGGGAGGACAAAGCTAAGAAGAAGCACGACAGGAAATCCAAGCGCctggatgaggaggaggaggaggacaatgAAGGCGGGGAGTGGGAAAGGGTCCGGGGCGGAGTGCCGTTGGTTAAG GAGAAGCCAAAAATGTTTGCCAAGGGAACTGAGATCACCCATGCTGTTGTTATCAAGAAACTGAATGAGATCCTACAGGCACGAGGCAAGAAGGGAACTGATCG TGCTGCCCAGATTGAGCTGCTGCAACTGCTGGTTCAGATTGCAGCGGAAAACAACCTGGGAGAGGGCGTCATTGTCAAGATCAAGTTCAATATCATCGCCTCTCTCTATGACTACAACCCCAACCTGGCAACCTACATGAAG CCAGAGATGTGGGGGAAGTGCCTGGACTGCATCAATGAGCTGATGGATATCCTGTTTGCAAATCCCAACATTTTTGTTGGAGAGAATATTCTGGAAGAGAGTGAGAACCTGCACAACGCTGACCAG CCACTGCGTGTCCGTGGCTGCATCCTAACTCTGGTGGAACGAATGGATGAAGAATTTaccaaaataatgcaaaatactGACCCTCACTCCCAAG AGTACGTGGAGCACTTGAAGGATGAGGcccaggtgtgtgccatcatcgAGCGTGTGCAGCGCTACCTGGAGGAGAAGGGCACTACCGAGGAGGTCTGCCGCATCTACCTGCTGCGCATCCTGCACACCTACTACAAGTTTGATTACAAGGCCCATCAGCGACAGCTGACCCCGCCTGAGGGCTCCTCAAAG tctGAGCAAGACCAGGCAGAAAATGAGGGCGAGGACTCGGCTGTGTTGATGGAGAGACTGTGCAAGTACATCTACGCCAAGGACCGCACAGACCGGATCCGCACATGTGCCATCCTCTGCCACATCTACCACCATGCTCTGCACTCGCGCTGGTACCAGGCCCGCGACCTCATGCTCATGAGCCACTTGCAGGACAACATTCAGCATGCAGACCCGCCAGTGCAG ATCCTTTACAACCGCACCATGGTGCAGCTGGGCATCTGTGCCTTCCGCCAAGGCCTGACCAAGGACGCACACAACGCCCTGCTGGACATCCAGTCGAGTGGCCGAGCCAAGGAGCTTCTGGGCCAGGGCCTGCTGCTGCGCAGCCTGCAGGAGCGCAACCAGGAGCAGGAGAAGGTGGAGCGGCGCCGTCAGGTCCCCTTCCACCTGCACATCAACCTGGAGCTGCTGGAGTGTGTCTACCTGGTGTCTGCCATGCTCCTGGAGATCCCCTACATGGCCGCCCATGAGAGCGATGCCCGCCGACGCATGATCAGCAAGCAGTTCCACCACCAGCTGCGCGTGGGCGAGCGACAGCCCCTGCTGG GTCCCCCTGAGTCCATGCGGGAACATGTGGTCGCTGCCTCCAAGGCCATGAAGATGGGTGACTGGAAGACCTGTCACAGTTTTATCATCAATGAGAAGATGAATGGGAAAGTGTGGGACCTTTTCCCCGAGGCTGACAAAGTCCGCACCATGCTGGTTAG GAAGATCCAGGAAGAGTCACTGAGGACCTACCTCTTCACCTACAGCAGTGTCTATGACTCCATCAG CATGGAGACGCTGTCAGACATGTTTGAGCTGGATCTGCCCACTGTGCACTCCATCATCAGCAAAATGATCATTAATGAGGAGCTGATGGTAGGGGCCGGGGTGGGAAGCGGGCAG GTGGAGCCATGGAGGGATTGGAGCAGAGGGGCCTGA